In the Leptotrichia sp. oral taxon 847 genome, one interval contains:
- a CDS encoding dihydrofolate reductase → MYSLIVAVGKNNEIGKENRLLWHISEDLKNFKKITSGKKIIMGRNTFESIGKPLPNRENVVLSKTMKNDENSVLVYNNFSKLIENFKDLDEEIFIIGGEKIYRKSLEMGIIDKMYISYIDFEDKMADAYFPKVDFKNWKKVFEKKYDGWKFCIYDRIKQEKN, encoded by the coding sequence ATGTATAGCTTGATTGTCGCAGTCGGAAAAAATAATGAGATTGGAAAAGAAAATAGGCTTCTTTGGCACATTAGTGAAGATTTGAAAAATTTTAAGAAAATAACTTCTGGGAAAAAAATTATAATGGGGAGAAATACATTTGAGAGTATTGGAAAACCTCTTCCAAATCGTGAGAATGTAGTGCTTTCCAAAACAATGAAAAATGATGAAAATTCAGTTTTAGTCTACAATAATTTTTCAAAATTGATAGAAAATTTTAAAGATTTGGATGAAGAAATTTTTATTATCGGTGGGGAAAAGATATATAGAAAGTCGCTGGAAATGGGAATTATAGATAAAATGTATATAAGCTACATAGATTTTGAAGATAAAATGGCTGACGCTTATTTCCCTAAAGTAGATTTCAAAAATTGGAAAAAAGTTTTTGAGAAGAAATATGACGGTTGGAAATTTTGCATTTATGACAGAATTAAGCAGGAGAAAAATTAA